The following DNA comes from Lutra lutra chromosome 14, mLutLut1.2, whole genome shotgun sequence.
gcaagaagaaaaaaaaaaggaaaaaagaagcgGCTGATGAATAGATAATAGATCTTTAACCACCAATAAACAGAGAGCAGCGCCAGCAGCCTGGGGGACGTGATCATAATTATGCCGCCGCGTGAGCCAATAGGGACGAGGGAACCCGGCCCTAAAATCATCCCAAAACCGAAGGCGAGCTCGAAAATGCGGACACGGCCTGGGACCGGAGACGCGATCTGCAGTCCCTAGTTGCAAGCCCTGCACAGCAGCCCGCCCCTGGGACGACAGATGGaggaataataatagaaataataataataaaacaacaacaacagcaataataataataataacaaaattaacgCAAGTCTTAAGGACAGTGTAATGGTAATAGGAACACCACGTCTACCTTTCCCCTGACCTTGGACACCTCTTGTCCCAGCTTCTACCCTTAGGAACAGTTTGGGGGAAGGAGGTGAGCGCCCTCCCAGAGAGAAAAAGCCCGGAGCCTGTGGGTCTGGTGGGAAGCCCGTGGCCCGGGCAGGGTCGTTTACTCTTGCCTCAACTTGCAAACGAACAAACCAGGCCAAGAATCGCGAATGCAGCAACCCTGGGACCTCGACGCTATGCGTGGTTGgatggcccccccacccccacccccaaacgcCAGCCCAGGCTCCATCCTCACCTGGGAAACCGCCGGGAGTTCTGCCGGGGGGGTGGGGACTGATGAAACCGAGCGGCTCCGTTAGCCCTCGCCCGGAATCTACTTACCCTCGCCGTGCTCCGGGGGCGATCCCAGCTTCCCGGACGCAGGGCCACGGGGGGCAGCGGCGGCCGAGAGCTAGGCGCGAGGGATCTGCGCGTCCGTCTGTCCGTCTGTCCCTCCAGCTCGGGATGCGGGGGGCCGCAGCAGAGGCGGCGCGGGCCGGGGACTCTGCAGGGACCGGGGTGCCCCGGAGGGAGTGGTGGTGGTGAAGGAGGAGGcggtggcagagggggaggaggtgggaaaagaggaggaggaagaagaagaggaggagaaggaggaggaagaggaggaggaggaagaggaggaggaggaagaagaggaggaggaggagaaagaggaggaagaagaggaggaggaggagaaggaggaggaaaggaggccgaaggaagaggaggaggcgaaagaggaggagaagccgCGGCGGGCGACGCGGGAGCGAAGGAGCTAGGAGCGCGGGGCGAAGGCGCGGCGAGGCCAGCGGCCCGGCGGGCGCAGGAGGCTCGGCCGAGGCCGCGGCGCCGACTCCGTTCCACACTCGGCCGGGATCCAGGCCTCCGGGTTCCCAGGCGCTCGCCTCCCTCTGACGCACTTTAAAGAGTCTCCCCCCTTCCACCTCAGGGCGAGTAATAGCGACCAATCATCAAGCCATTTACCAGGCTTCGGAGGAAGCTGTTTATGTGATCCCCGCACTAATTAGGCTCATGAACTAACAAATCGTTTGCACAACTTGTGAAGAAGCGAACACTTCCATGGATTGTCCTTGGACTTAGGGCGCCCTGCCCGCCTTTTGCAGAggagagaaaacttttttttgccTCCCCCGAGAaactccccccccccgcctctaACTCCGATCCCCCCACGCCATctcgccaaaaaaaaaaaaaaaaaaagaaaaaaaaagaaaaaaaaaaagaaaaaaaaagaaaaaaaattaccccaaTCCACGCCTGCAAATTCTTCTGGAAggatttttccccctctctccaggTTGGGCGCGTTTGGCGCAAGATTCTCGGGATCCTCGGCgttgtctctccctcccccctcccccctcctttccttttcctttcctttctttcttcctttcctccccccacccccaccccaaacaaaCAAGTCCCCAATTCTCGTCCGTCCTCGCCGCGGGCTGCGGGCGGCGGAGGCAGCGTGCCGCGgtcgccgggagccgggagcctcGGGCGCCCGCTCCTCGGCGCAGCATGTTCCAGCCGGCGCCCAAGCGCTGCTTCACCATCGAGTCGCTGGTGGCCAAGGACAGTCCCCTGCCCGCCTCGCGCTCTGAGGACCCCATCCGTCCCGCGGCGCTCAGCTACGCCAATTCCAGCCCCATAAACCCGTTCCTCAACGGCTTCCACTCggccgccgctgccgctgccgccggCAGGGGCGTCTACTCCAACCCGGACTTGGTGTTCGCCGAGGCGGTCTCGCACCCGCCCAACCCCGCGGTGCCCGTGCACCCGGTGCCACCGCCGCACGCCCTGGccgcccaccccctgccctcctcGCACTCGCCACACCCCCTCTTCGCCTCGCAGCAGCGGGACCCGTCCACCTTCTACCCCTGGCTCATCCACCGCTACCGATATCTGGGCCACCGCTTCCAAGGTACGTGCCACGTCGCGGGGCTGCAGCGCGCCGCGTCCCGCACTGCCCTCGGCCTGCGCGCCGGGTGGGCGCTTGGCAAGGCCTGGGAGGAGGTTCCTCCGGCTCGCGGGCCCGCGAGCCCCGTTCGGAAACTGGGCGGCGAGGGGCCGGGCATGGTGCTGGTCCCCAGTCTTTGAAGCTGCGGCCTCTTTGGGGGCTGGCTTGGGGCCGCTGGACCCCTTAAAGAGGGGCGCAAAGGGAGAAGTTGTCCCCGAACGCTCCTGGGTGGAGACAGGCTGGGACAGCCTTCTCTGAGCGCCGGCCGCCAAGGAGTCCCGGAGCCCGCGGGGTACCCAGGCTCTCCGTCTCCTCCGCGGTGCCCTGGTTGCCCTAGCTCCGAGGGGCCACGGCCACGGCCAGGCCACCAGGTTCGCCTTTGCATAAGACGCTGTTCGCCACCCACTCTTCGTCCCTTCAAGCCTGGCCCCGCGACTTCTCAGTTTCCGACCCTCTTCGGGCGGCGAGGAGACCCTCGCGTCCCCAGAGCGTAGCCTAGgggtttgttttccctttttttggaggcctggggaggggcctggaaCCCTCGCGGGTAGTAACCTCCGAGGCTCGGCACGCTCGCTGAGACCTGCTCGAATGGGGGCAGAGTGTCCGCGGCGGGAAGGCAGGTtctgtctggtttttgttttgtttttgatttgtttttgtttttcttttaaaagaaatgaacccTATCGGGAGACGGGCTGGACGAAAAGATCTAAGTGTTTTcccttgccatttaaaaaaaaaaaatgtgtttgcttttttttctctgagtgGGGGTAGGAAGAAAGTTAAAACTCCAGAAAAGGGGACGAGTAATTAGTTTAGTGGTCGGAGCTTGGGGGAAAAGACCTATCTCCCGCGACAGCCGATCAATACTCAGCGGCTTGTCCATTCATTAACCCTTTGCGTTCCTATCAGAACCTAAAATCCGGTAGATACCACCACCCTCCCCaattacaaacaaaacaatacaaaaacagCCTTTCATCCTAATTCCGGGACCGGATTTGCCTCCATTCTCTCCTAAACACTcggtttgtctttctttgtttgggtttttaGTGAATCGATTTCCCACCCTCC
Coding sequences within:
- the EMX2 gene encoding homeobox protein EMX2 isoform X1 → MFQPAPKRCFTIESLVAKDSPLPASRSEDPIRPAALSYANSSPINPFLNGFHSAAAAAAAGRGVYSNPDLVFAEAVSHPPNPAVPVHPVPPPHALAAHPLPSSHSPHPLFASQQRDPSTFYPWLIHRYRYLGHRFQGNDTSPESFLLHNALARKPKRIRTAFSPSQLLRLEHAFEKNHYVVGAERKQLAHSLSLTETQVKVWFQNRRTKFKRQKLEEEGSDSQQKKKGTHHINRWRIATKQASPEEIDVTSDD
- the EMX2 gene encoding homeobox protein EMX2 isoform X2, encoding MFQPAPKRCFTIESLVAKDSPLPASRSEDPIRPAALSYANSSPINPFLNGFHSAAAAAAAGRGVYSNPDLVFAEAVSHPPNPAVPVHPVPPPHALAAHPLPSSHSPHPLFASQQRDPSTFYPWLIHRYRYLGHRFQGKSMVSEPKDEVQKTEAGGRRLRFATKEKRDAPY